In Thioclava sp. GXIMD2076, one DNA window encodes the following:
- a CDS encoding trypsin-like peptidase domain-containing protein produces the protein MRKAVSALVGAGLTGMVWAGAGWAAPVWLQIEAQPSLAQAEQSARGWSSLPDLSGFSMSTGWYAISIGPFETRDAANDRRRALQREGLIPSDAYVTEGTNYGAQFWPVGARFLQAPAAQPSSAQPSAGEPSPDAPITSGVTTGTVDTTALPDDTVPETGTDTVTGPSEAAAAPAPTPEQALETAAPPAPQGETLAESRRLEQLLSRADKMAIQDALTWQGYYKGALDASFGPGTRSSIAEWQRAQGDEPTGVLSSTQQAALLDEVETERAALGLAVVENSDAGIRIALPEALVAFKGYDAPFVQYGPKDGSGVTALLISRKGDADALAALYKVMQTLDAVPADGPRALEATGFHIEGRNDKVISYTQATLSDGLIKGFTLIWPADGDMAQRRRVLAAMEQNFAPIGNQALDPTLGKPMTVSHEDLTRGTDIRKPVFSRSGFYVDDRGTVATAAAGIDSCKRITIQDGTATLKAQDKALGLALLSPDKPLAPKTVARFQTGGAAVGSDIAAAGFSYPEAMSAPVLSFGTLAALKGLENTDPSLARLTLRTLPGDVGGPVLDSSGAVIGMVLPKATGDKVLPKDLSLALQAQPMADAMASMGTPPEAAEPHGALATEDLTREVQGMVVHVSCWK, from the coding sequence ATGCGCAAAGCTGTGTCAGCGCTGGTGGGCGCGGGTCTCACGGGCATGGTCTGGGCCGGTGCCGGATGGGCCGCTCCCGTCTGGCTGCAGATCGAAGCGCAACCCTCTCTGGCACAGGCCGAACAATCGGCGCGCGGCTGGTCCAGCCTACCCGATCTGTCCGGTTTCTCGATGTCGACCGGCTGGTATGCGATCTCGATCGGCCCGTTCGAAACCCGTGACGCGGCCAATGACCGCCGCCGCGCGCTCCAGCGCGAGGGGCTGATCCCTTCGGATGCCTATGTGACGGAAGGCACGAATTATGGCGCGCAGTTCTGGCCGGTGGGCGCACGTTTCCTGCAGGCACCCGCGGCCCAGCCGTCTTCCGCCCAGCCTTCTGCCGGCGAACCCTCTCCGGATGCGCCCATCACCTCCGGCGTGACCACAGGCACCGTCGACACGACCGCCCTGCCCGATGACACCGTGCCGGAGACCGGAACCGATACCGTCACCGGCCCGAGCGAAGCTGCAGCCGCACCAGCGCCCACGCCCGAACAAGCCCTCGAAACGGCGGCACCTCCCGCGCCGCAAGGGGAAACACTGGCCGAATCGCGGCGCCTCGAACAACTCCTGTCGCGCGCGGATAAGATGGCCATTCAGGATGCGCTGACATGGCAGGGCTATTACAAGGGCGCGCTCGATGCCTCGTTCGGGCCGGGCACGCGGAGCTCCATCGCCGAGTGGCAGCGCGCGCAGGGCGATGAACCAACGGGGGTGCTATCCTCGACCCAGCAGGCCGCCCTTCTGGACGAGGTCGAGACCGAACGTGCGGCCCTCGGGCTGGCGGTAGTGGAAAATAGCGATGCCGGCATCCGTATCGCCCTGCCCGAGGCGCTTGTCGCGTTCAAAGGATATGACGCGCCCTTCGTGCAATATGGTCCGAAAGACGGCTCCGGTGTCACGGCGCTGCTGATCTCGCGCAAGGGCGATGCCGATGCGCTGGCCGCCCTTTACAAGGTGATGCAGACGCTCGATGCCGTGCCCGCCGATGGGCCTCGCGCCCTCGAAGCCACGGGATTCCATATCGAGGGACGCAACGACAAAGTCATCTCCTACACGCAAGCCACGCTTTCGGACGGGCTGATCAAGGGCTTCACCCTGATCTGGCCAGCGGATGGCGATATGGCACAGCGCAGGCGCGTTCTGGCCGCAATGGAACAGAATTTTGCTCCCATCGGCAATCAGGCACTGGACCCGACCTTGGGCAAACCGATGACCGTCAGCCATGAAGACCTGACACGCGGGACCGACATCCGCAAACCCGTCTTCTCACGTTCGGGCTTCTATGTGGATGATCGCGGCACCGTGGCCACCGCTGCTGCCGGTATCGACAGCTGCAAGAGGATCACCATCCAGGATGGCACGGCCACGCTGAAGGCGCAGGACAAGGCGCTGGGGCTGGCGCTGCTGAGCCCCGACAAGCCACTCGCGCCGAAAACGGTCGCGCGCTTCCAGACGGGGGGCGCGGCTGTGGGCTCCGATATCGCGGCGGCGGGCTTCTCCTATCCGGAGGCGATGTCAGCGCCGGTGCTGAGCTTCGGCACGCTGGCGGCCCTAAAGGGGCTGGAAAACACCGATCCGTCGCTCGCCCGCCTGACCCTGCGCACCCTGCCCGGCGATGTGGGCGGACCTGTGCTGGACAGTTCGGGCGCGGTGATCGGGATGGTGCTGCCCAAAGCTACAGGCGACAAGGTGCTGCCCAAGGATCTCTCGCTGGCCCTACAGGCGCAACCGATGGCCGATGCGATGGCAAGCATGGGCACCCCGCCCGAAGCCGCGGAGCCCCATGGCGCGCTTGCCACCGAAGACCTGACACGCGAGGTGCAGGGCATGGTGGTGCATGTAAGCTGCTGGAAATAA
- a CDS encoding glycine--tRNA ligase subunit alpha, which yields MSDATATKPAAPRSFQEIILRLQAYWAGKGCAIMQPYDMEVGAGTFHPATTLRSLGSKPWAAAYVQPSRRPTDGRYGENPNRLQHYYQYQVLIKPSPPDLQELYLGSLRAIGIDIDLHDIRFVEDDWESPTLGAWGLGWEVWCDGMEVSQFTYFQQVGGHDCHPVSGELTYGLERLAMYVLGIDHVMDMPYNDPDAPIALKYGDVFKQTEQEYSRWNFDVADTDMLLQHFKDAEAECERILAQADEDGAERRIIMAHPAYDQCIKASHLFNLLDARGVISVTERQAYIGRVRALAKKCADAFVRTPAGGAV from the coding sequence ATGTCAGATGCCACCGCCACCAAACCCGCCGCGCCGCGGTCGTTCCAGGAGATTATCCTGCGACTGCAAGCCTATTGGGCGGGCAAGGGCTGCGCGATCATGCAGCCCTATGACATGGAAGTAGGGGCGGGCACCTTCCACCCCGCGACCACGCTGCGCTCGCTGGGGTCCAAACCTTGGGCCGCCGCCTATGTGCAGCCCTCGCGCCGTCCGACCGATGGCCGCTATGGCGAGAACCCGAACCGCCTGCAGCATTACTACCAGTATCAGGTGCTGATCAAACCGAGCCCGCCGGATCTGCAGGAGCTCTATCTGGGCTCGCTGCGCGCGATCGGGATCGATATCGACCTGCATGACATCCGTTTTGTGGAAGACGACTGGGAAAGCCCGACGCTGGGCGCCTGGGGCCTTGGCTGGGAAGTCTGGTGCGACGGTATGGAAGTGTCGCAGTTCACCTATTTCCAGCAGGTCGGCGGCCATGATTGCCACCCCGTTTCGGGAGAGCTGACCTATGGTCTGGAGCGTCTGGCGATGTATGTGCTGGGCATCGATCATGTGATGGACATGCCCTATAACGACCCCGACGCGCCGATCGCGCTGAAATATGGCGATGTCTTCAAGCAGACCGAGCAGGAATATTCCCGCTGGAACTTCGATGTGGCCGACACCGATATGCTCCTGCAGCATTTCAAGGATGCCGAGGCCGAATGCGAGCGGATCCTCGCGCAGGCCGATGAGGATGGCGCCGAGCGCCGGATCATCATGGCCCATCCCGCCTATGACCAGTGCATCAAGGCCAGCCATCTCTTCAACCTGCTGGATGCGCGCGGCGTGATCTCGGTCACCGAACGTCAGGCCTATATCGGGCGGGTGCGGGCGCTGGCCAAGAAATGCGCCGATGCCTTCGTGCGCACGCCTGCAGGCGGCGCCGTCTGA
- a CDS encoding DUF6446 family protein — MAYRHRILAALAMGALAPLASAATPPAGEIRLVSISSGQPEPILTEDLKTTQDTEFRGCFHTPLSLGMLTETFTVDPKAAPEPEQQGFSCYDPARLTEDLRTGEAIAFLSEPDITPGIDRVVAIYSDGRAYAWHQRHAAEN, encoded by the coding sequence ATGGCATATCGGCACAGGATACTGGCCGCGCTGGCCATGGGGGCGCTTGCGCCGCTTGCCTCGGCGGCCACACCGCCTGCGGGCGAGATCCGTCTTGTGTCGATCTCTTCGGGGCAGCCCGAGCCTATTCTGACCGAAGATCTGAAAACGACGCAGGATACCGAGTTCCGGGGCTGTTTCCACACGCCGCTGAGCCTCGGTATGCTGACCGAAACCTTCACCGTAGATCCCAAGGCCGCGCCCGAGCCGGAACAGCAGGGGTTTTCCTGCTATGATCCGGCGCGCCTGACCGAGGATCTGCGCACAGGCGAGGCGATTGCCTTCCTGTCCGAACCCGACATCACCCCCGGCATCGACCGGGTGGTGGCCATTTATTCCGATGGCCGGGCCTATGCCTGGCATCAGCGACACGCCGCGGAGAATTGA
- the glyS gene encoding glycine--tRNA ligase subunit beta: MPDLLIELFSEEIPARMQGRAREDLKKLVTDGLVEAGLTYASAGAFSTPRRLVLTLEGLSKESPTLREERKGPKVGAPEKAIEGFLRSTGLTMDQLEIRDEKKGQVYFAVVEKEGREAPAIIAEVLEKTIRNFPWPKSMRWGAGSLRWVRPLHSILCLLSDEGGAEVVDLDIDGITSGNTTEGHRFMAPGRFSVTGFEDYCAKLAAAKVVLDSAEREQTIWHDAEQMAFARGLELVADRGLLTEVAGLVECPVALMGQIDDEFLELPPEVLQTSMKEHQKFFSVKNPKTGRIEGFVTVANRETADNGATILKGNQKVLSARLSDAKFFWENDNRLVKAEGLSGMGAGLADVTFHNALGSQADRIARIATLATEIAQKVGASPDLAREAAEVAKADLRSEMVYEFPELQGIMGRYYAQRAGLPEAVADACRDHYSPLGPSDDVPTAPVTVAVALADKIDTLTGFWAIDEKPTGSKDPFALRRAALGVIRLILTNDLRLNLTEVFAKGYEGADAADLLSFFHDRLKVYLKDQGIRHDVIDAVLAMPGNDDLTLLVNRAEALSGFLKTDDGENLIQGYKRANNILTQAEEKDGVEYSFGADAKFAEGPEEKALFAALDKAEAEITPAMKSQEFASAMGAMAQLRAPIDAFFTAVQINSDNQIVRRNRLNLLSRIRQICLSVADLNRIEG; this comes from the coding sequence ATGCCCGATCTTCTAATCGAACTCTTTTCCGAGGAAATCCCCGCGCGGATGCAGGGCCGCGCGCGCGAGGACCTCAAGAAGCTCGTGACCGACGGGCTGGTCGAGGCGGGCCTGACCTACGCCTCTGCCGGCGCCTTCTCGACCCCGCGCCGCCTTGTGCTGACGCTGGAGGGACTGTCGAAAGAGAGCCCGACGCTGCGCGAGGAGCGCAAAGGCCCCAAGGTCGGCGCGCCAGAGAAAGCGATCGAGGGGTTCCTGCGCTCGACCGGTCTGACGATGGACCAGCTGGAGATCCGCGACGAGAAAAAGGGTCAGGTCTATTTTGCGGTCGTCGAGAAAGAGGGCCGCGAGGCGCCTGCGATCATCGCCGAGGTGCTGGAAAAGACCATCCGCAATTTCCCCTGGCCCAAATCGATGCGCTGGGGCGCGGGGAGTTTGCGCTGGGTGCGCCCGCTGCATTCGATCCTGTGCCTGCTGTCCGATGAGGGCGGGGCCGAGGTGGTCGATCTGGATATCGACGGGATCACATCCGGCAATACCACCGAAGGCCACCGCTTCATGGCACCGGGCCGTTTTTCTGTCACCGGTTTCGAGGATTACTGCGCCAAACTGGCGGCGGCCAAAGTCGTGCTGGACAGCGCCGAGCGCGAGCAGACCATCTGGCACGATGCCGAGCAGATGGCTTTTGCCCGCGGGCTCGAACTGGTGGCTGACCGCGGCCTGCTGACCGAGGTGGCAGGGCTCGTCGAATGCCCTGTGGCGCTGATGGGCCAGATTGATGACGAGTTCCTCGAGCTGCCGCCCGAAGTGCTGCAGACCTCGATGAAAGAGCACCAGAAATTCTTCTCGGTGAAAAACCCCAAAACCGGCCGGATCGAGGGCTTTGTCACCGTGGCCAACCGCGAGACCGCCGACAACGGCGCGACGATCCTCAAGGGCAACCAGAAGGTGCTTTCGGCGCGTCTGTCGGATGCCAAATTCTTCTGGGAAAACGATAACCGTCTGGTCAAGGCCGAGGGGCTCTCGGGCATGGGCGCGGGGCTTGCGGATGTGACCTTCCACAATGCGCTCGGCTCACAGGCCGACCGTATCGCGCGGATTGCGACACTTGCCACGGAGATCGCGCAAAAGGTCGGCGCTTCGCCCGATCTGGCCCGCGAGGCCGCCGAGGTCGCCAAGGCCGATCTGCGCTCGGAAATGGTCTATGAGTTCCCCGAATTGCAGGGGATCATGGGGCGCTATTATGCCCAACGCGCGGGCCTGCCCGAGGCCGTGGCCGATGCCTGCCGCGACCATTACTCGCCGCTCGGCCCGTCCGATGATGTGCCTACCGCACCGGTGACGGTCGCCGTGGCGCTGGCTGACAAGATCGACACGCTGACGGGCTTCTGGGCGATCGATGAAAAGCCTACCGGCTCCAAGGACCCTTTCGCGCTGCGCCGTGCGGCCTTGGGTGTGATCCGTCTGATCCTGACCAATGATCTGCGGCTGAACCTCACCGAGGTCTTCGCCAAGGGCTATGAGGGTGCGGATGCCGCCGATCTCTTGTCCTTCTTCCATGATCGTCTGAAGGTCTATCTGAAGGATCAGGGCATCCGCCATGATGTGATCGACGCAGTTCTGGCGATGCCCGGAAATGATGATCTGACACTGCTGGTCAACCGTGCCGAGGCGCTTTCGGGCTTCCTGAAAACCGATGACGGCGAGAACCTCATTCAGGGCTATAAGCGCGCCAATAACATCCTCACGCAGGCCGAGGAGAAAGATGGCGTGGAATACAGCTTCGGTGCCGATGCGAAATTCGCCGAAGGCCCCGAGGAGAAGGCGCTGTTTGCCGCGCTCGATAAGGCCGAGGCGGAAATCACACCGGCCATGAAGTCGCAGGAATTCGCCAGCGCGATGGGGGCTATGGCCCAGCTGCGCGCGCCGATTGATGCGTTCTTCACCGCCGTGCAGATCAATTCCGATAATCAGATCGTGCGCCGGAACCGCCTGAACCTGCTCTCCCGTATCCGCCAGATCTGCCTGTCGGTCGCCGATCTGAACCGGATCGAGGGCTAA
- a CDS encoding putative PEP-binding protein, whose amino-acid sequence MQKFYDFPEFVELTPTAKVEKSRHGWRAKCLQRLIRLDLPVPPTVALPVETVKSIATGQMPDLAPLTNVFGQDFLISVRSSPENPEWGGPGTVLNVGMNNAMHQRLSETHGREAADALYLNFVQGYAIHVARLDPDMFSAEAGEGALQEALDAFAEEMEEDFPQDPLTQLREVLRSMARAWEGTTARLLRQAKGAPAEATLGLVLQEMALGIGPGLSGSGTIQFVESVTGQPQITGRFRGQSQGRANSVETHYLTRDERGASLEEMAPEVFAQLVAFSPVCRKRLREEMQIEFTIESGRIAVIDAVRVQRSARAAVRIAVALAEDGVIPRDEALLRIEPRALTELLHYQVDPRAPRDVIARGIGASPGAATGKIVFSAAAAQAAASRDEPCILVRRETQPEDIRGMHAANAVLTERGGMTSHAAVIARGLGLPCIVGCTNITLNARDHSFTGPKGRVFREGDIITVDGTSGEVLLGEAEMLEPSLDDGFRTLLHWADNVRDIGIRANADTPDDARTARNFEADGIGLCRTEHMFFDEDRLTVMREMIFVDSPEDRAAVLERLLPMQRNDFIALFDIMAGAPVCIRLFDPPLHEFLPHSREGMRELAEALGRPLSEVTRRCEAMTEFNPMLGMRGVRLGVTLPEIYDMQARAIFEAVVEAGRRGSVIVPEIMIPLVSASREVELVKTRIDAVAAAVRNQQKAQFSYKLGVMMETPRAALRAGEIAEHAEFMSFGTNDLTQMTYGLSRDDAGRFMSTYVNQRVFSEDPFHILDIEGVGELLLIGAGRGRATRRDITISVCGEHGGNPESIAFCRAAGFDYVSCSPFRVPVARLAAAHFALLAPKQQ is encoded by the coding sequence ATGCAGAAATTTTATGATTTTCCCGAGTTCGTCGAGCTAACCCCCACCGCCAAGGTTGAAAAATCTCGGCACGGTTGGCGCGCGAAATGTCTACAACGGTTGATTCGGCTGGATCTGCCGGTGCCGCCGACCGTGGCCCTCCCCGTCGAGACGGTAAAATCCATTGCGACGGGCCAGATGCCCGATCTTGCGCCGCTGACCAATGTCTTCGGGCAGGATTTCCTGATTTCCGTGCGCTCGAGCCCCGAGAACCCCGAATGGGGCGGTCCGGGGACGGTGCTGAATGTTGGAATGAACAATGCGATGCATCAGCGCCTGTCCGAAACCCACGGGCGGGAGGCGGCGGATGCACTCTATCTGAATTTCGTGCAGGGCTATGCGATCCATGTCGCCCGCCTCGACCCGGATATGTTCTCGGCAGAGGCTGGGGAGGGCGCGCTGCAGGAGGCACTGGACGCATTTGCCGAGGAAATGGAAGAGGATTTCCCGCAGGATCCGCTGACCCAGCTGCGCGAGGTGCTCAGGTCGATGGCGCGGGCATGGGAAGGCACCACCGCGCGTCTTCTGCGTCAGGCCAAGGGCGCGCCTGCCGAGGCGACGCTGGGGCTGGTGCTGCAGGAGATGGCGCTGGGGATCGGGCCGGGGCTTTCGGGGTCGGGCACGATCCAGTTCGTGGAAAGCGTGACCGGCCAACCGCAGATCACGGGGCGTTTCCGTGGCCAGTCCCAAGGACGGGCGAATTCGGTCGAGACCCATTATCTGACGCGCGACGAACGCGGTGCCTCGCTCGAGGAGATGGCGCCCGAGGTCTTTGCCCAGCTGGTTGCCTTCAGCCCCGTCTGCCGCAAGCGGCTGCGCGAGGAGATGCAGATCGAGTTCACCATCGAGAGTGGCCGCATTGCAGTGATCGATGCGGTGCGGGTGCAACGCTCGGCACGGGCGGCTGTGCGGATCGCGGTGGCTCTGGCCGAGGACGGGGTGATCCCGCGCGACGAGGCGCTGTTGCGGATCGAACCGCGGGCCCTGACCGAACTCCTGCACTATCAGGTGGACCCGCGCGCCCCGCGCGATGTGATCGCCCGCGGGATCGGGGCCTCACCCGGTGCGGCGACCGGCAAGATCGTGTTCTCGGCCGCGGCGGCGCAGGCTGCGGCCTCGCGCGACGAGCCCTGTATTCTGGTGCGCCGCGAGACCCAGCCCGAGGATATACGCGGCATGCACGCGGCCAATGCGGTGCTGACCGAACGCGGTGGCATGACCAGCCATGCAGCGGTGATTGCCCGTGGTTTGGGGCTGCCCTGCATCGTGGGTTGCACCAATATTACGCTCAATGCGCGTGATCACAGCTTTACCGGACCCAAGGGGAGAGTGTTCCGCGAGGGCGATATCATTACCGTCGATGGCACAAGTGGCGAGGTGCTTCTGGGCGAGGCCGAGATGCTGGAGCCCTCGCTCGATGACGGGTTCCGCACATTGCTGCATTGGGCCGATAATGTGCGCGATATCGGCATCCGTGCCAATGCGGACACCCCCGATGATGCCCGCACCGCGCGCAATTTCGAGGCGGACGGGATCGGGCTGTGCCGGACCGAGCATATGTTCTTCGACGAGGACAGGCTTACGGTGATGCGCGAGATGATCTTCGTGGACAGCCCCGAGGACCGTGCCGCCGTGCTCGAACGTCTGTTGCCGATGCAGCGCAACGATTTTATCGCGCTTTTCGATATTATGGCAGGGGCGCCGGTCTGTATCCGGCTGTTCGATCCGCCGCTGCACGAGTTTTTGCCGCATAGCCGGGAGGGGATGCGCGAACTCGCCGAGGCTTTGGGGCGGCCTTTGTCGGAAGTGACGCGGCGCTGCGAGGCGATGACGGAGTTCAACCCGATGCTGGGGATGCGTGGCGTGCGTCTTGGCGTAACCTTGCCCGAGATCTACGATATGCAGGCCCGCGCCATCTTCGAGGCGGTGGTCGAGGCGGGGCGTCGGGGCTCGGTCATCGTGCCCGAGATCATGATCCCGCTGGTTTCCGCCTCGCGCGAGGTGGAGCTGGTGAAGACCCGCATCGATGCGGTCGCAGCCGCCGTGCGTAACCAGCAGAAGGCGCAGTTTTCCTATAAACTGGGTGTGATGATGGAAACGCCGCGCGCGGCGCTGCGCGCGGGCGAGATCGCCGAACATGCAGAGTTCATGTCCTTTGGAACGAACGACCTGACCCAGATGACCTATGGTCTGTCGCGCGACGATGCGGGGCGGTTCATGTCGACCTATGTAAACCAGCGCGTCTTCTCCGAAGATCCGTTCCATATTCTGGATATCGAAGGGGTGGGCGAGTTGTTGCTGATCGGGGCAGGGCGCGGCCGCGCGACACGGCGCGATATCACGATCTCGGTCTGCGGCGAGCATGGTGGCAACCCCGAATCGATTGCATTCTGCCGCGCTGCGGGCTTCGATTATGTGTCCTGCTCACCATTTCGTGTTCCGGTTGCGCGCCTTGCTGCGGCCCATTTCGCCCTTCTGGCTCCCAAGCAGCAGTGA
- a CDS encoding cell wall hydrolase — protein sequence MTKFIGKIVAIFAFALCAQLGAAQAEVTVSGSNDPTIDIDTPLASMLSGERDTLGKFSAAQVSKLMTPPEGSTPPSLTASWLAAQPAAQGGAQFDCLAQVIYHEARGESLKGQQAVAEVVLNRVDDPAFPNTVCGVVHQGTKRACQFSWTCDGKSDAIANRASYARVAKVARAMMDGAPRSLTDGATFFHTPAVRPAWSKRFVKTTRVGSHIFYRKPVRTASN from the coding sequence ATGACGAAGTTTATCGGTAAGATTGTAGCGATTTTCGCCTTTGCGCTCTGTGCGCAGCTAGGTGCAGCCCAAGCCGAAGTGACAGTAAGCGGGTCCAACGACCCTACAATCGATATCGATACGCCTCTGGCATCCATGCTCTCGGGGGAGCGTGACACGCTGGGCAAGTTCTCCGCCGCTCAGGTATCCAAACTCATGACCCCGCCGGAAGGTTCCACACCGCCCTCGCTGACGGCCTCGTGGCTGGCAGCCCAGCCTGCCGCACAGGGCGGTGCCCAGTTCGACTGTCTGGCGCAGGTGATCTATCACGAAGCGCGCGGCGAGAGCCTCAAGGGCCAGCAGGCCGTGGCCGAGGTGGTGCTCAACCGCGTTGATGATCCGGCCTTCCCTAATACTGTTTGCGGTGTGGTCCATCAGGGCACCAAACGCGCTTGCCAGTTCAGCTGGACCTGTGATGGCAAATCCGATGCCATCGCCAACCGTGCCAGCTATGCCCGTGTGGCCAAGGTCGCCCGTGCCATGATGGATGGCGCCCCGCGCAGCCTGACCGATGGCGCGACCTTCTTCCATACGCCCGCCGTGCGCCCCGCCTGGTCGAAGCGTTTCGTGAAAACCACCCGCGTGGGCTCGCATATTTTCTACCGCAAACCGGTGCGGACCGCTTCCAACTAA
- a CDS encoding dihydroneopterin aldolase — protein sequence MSSDIVQAFAHPEERSIASAPADPRDRISLRDHIVTADIGAFQQERGHGQRLQFNIVVEVRPVAAPLEDDVDRILSYDRITEAVAAELAAERLNLLETLAERVAERILAAPQAMRVFVRIEKLDRGPGALGVEIVRSRASVPVQAAGEAVHPVLAYLSNETIAAPDLSARLDALEAGAAAVVLVVGMPEGTPPQSAQGPTQRRIDLLAIEQNAWVLAGRDPRCVVVSSRTELDWAMKHGKTVVWAPSKIVLDAVDGPKGSPRDAVALAVWLAEQLAADRLELHGNIAAPAGSRVKVLAQR from the coding sequence ATGTCCAGCGATATCGTTCAAGCCTTTGCGCATCCCGAAGAGCGTTCGATTGCCTCGGCTCCGGCTGATCCGCGTGACCGCATCAGCCTGCGCGATCATATCGTCACCGCCGATATCGGCGCGTTCCAGCAGGAGCGCGGGCATGGCCAGCGGCTGCAGTTCAACATCGTGGTCGAGGTGCGCCCGGTGGCCGCACCGCTCGAGGATGATGTGGACCGCATCCTGTCCTATGACCGGATCACCGAAGCTGTGGCGGCAGAACTTGCGGCCGAGCGCCTGAACCTTCTGGAGACGCTGGCCGAGCGGGTGGCCGAGCGCATTCTGGCGGCGCCTCAGGCGATGCGGGTCTTCGTGCGGATCGAGAAGCTCGACCGCGGTCCGGGGGCGCTTGGCGTCGAGATCGTGCGCTCGCGGGCCTCGGTGCCGGTTCAGGCGGCAGGCGAGGCGGTGCATCCGGTGCTGGCCTATCTCTCGAACGAGACCATTGCCGCCCCCGATCTGTCGGCGCGCCTCGATGCGCTCGAAGCGGGGGCTGCGGCGGTGGTTCTGGTGGTGGGCATGCCCGAGGGCACGCCCCCGCAATCGGCCCAGGGGCCGACCCAGCGCCGGATCGATCTGCTGGCGATCGAGCAGAACGCCTGGGTTCTGGCGGGGCGTGATCCGCGCTGTGTGGTGGTATCCTCGCGCACCGAGCTCGACTGGGCGATGAAACACGGCAAGACGGTTGTCTGGGCGCCTTCGAAGATTGTGCTTGATGCGGTGGATGGCCCCAAAGGCAGCCCGCGCGATGCGGTGGCGCTGGCGGTATGGCTGGCCGAGCAGCTGGCCGCCGACCGGCTGGAACTTCACGGAAATATTGCAGCTCCGGCAGGTTCCCGCGTGAAGGTGCTCGCGCAGCGCTGA
- the folP gene encoding dihydropteroate synthase, whose translation MEKLYYRPIPRTDLARPDTAFRLAGGWCWFDEVEVLRRGLPPEVIPAQHCPEEVLERLTAKRRMIGSMHLEVPRVMGILNATPDSFSDGGDYFDMHAAMERAEAMVEEGVDIFDIGGESTRPGAETVPEDEEIERTVPLIQELRDMFDLPISIDTRKALVADAAVEAGADMINDVSAMEYDPGMAELAMVSGLPICLMHAQGDPENMQDKPEYDDVLLDVYDHLEERIALAEAEGIDRAAIISDVGIGFGKTVEHNLTLLRGLSLFHSLGCPILLGVSRKRFIGTIAGVETAKDRMPGTLAVTLAGIAQGVQIHRVHDVAEIKQGVNLWAALTLGWEEEK comes from the coding sequence ATGGAAAAGCTCTATTATCGCCCGATCCCGCGCACGGATCTTGCCCGCCCCGACACCGCCTTCCGCTTGGCCGGAGGCTGGTGCTGGTTTGATGAAGTCGAGGTTCTGCGCCGCGGATTGCCGCCCGAGGTGATCCCTGCGCAGCATTGCCCCGAAGAGGTGCTGGAACGGCTCACCGCCAAGCGCCGGATGATCGGGTCGATGCACCTTGAGGTGCCGCGGGTGATGGGCATCCTGAATGCCACGCCCGACAGCTTCTCCGATGGCGGCGATTATTTCGATATGCATGCGGCGATGGAACGTGCCGAGGCGATGGTCGAGGAAGGCGTCGATATTTTTGACATCGGTGGCGAGAGCACCCGTCCGGGTGCCGAGACCGTGCCCGAGGACGAAGAAATCGAACGCACCGTGCCGCTCATTCAAGAGCTGCGCGACATGTTCGATCTGCCGATCTCGATCGACACCCGCAAGGCGCTGGTGGCCGATGCCGCGGTCGAGGCGGGCGCCGATATGATCAATGACGTCTCGGCGATGGAATATGATCCGGGGATGGCGGAGCTGGCGATGGTTTCGGGCCTGCCGATCTGTCTGATGCATGCGCAGGGCGACCCCGAGAACATGCAGGACAAGCCCGAATATGATGACGTGCTTCTGGATGTTTATGACCATCTCGAGGAGCGCATCGCGCTGGCCGAGGCCGAGGGGATCGACCGCGCGGCGATCATCTCGGATGTGGGGATCGGCTTTGGCAAGACGGTCGAGCATAATCTCACCCTGCTGCGCGGGCTCTCGCTGTTCCACAGCCTTGGCTGCCCGATCCTGCTGGGTGTTTCGCGCAAACGCTTCATCGGCACCATTGCGGGGGTCGAGACCGCAAAGGACCGGATGCCCGGCACGCTGGCGGTGACCCTCGCAGGGATCGCGCAGGGCGTGCAGATCCACCGTGTGCATGATGTGGCGGAAATCAAACAGGGGGTGAACCTCTGGGCGGCCCTGACGTTGGGCTGGGAGGAAGAGAAATGA